Proteins from a single region of Mumia flava:
- a CDS encoding PadR family transcriptional regulator, whose product MAKRGAALEFAVLGLLHDTPMHGYELRKQLNALLGWSRVLSYGTLYPCLKALGRKGYIVADEPAEPTTRGRRGRIVYRLTADGKEHFADLLAETGPSAWEDENFGIHFAFFSRTDSRTRVRILEGRRSRLEERLERVRATAQRSRERLDAYTLELQRHGLESVEREVRWLTGLIDAERSGQDPGSTRAPHPRTSKQDDSDE is encoded by the coding sequence GTGGCGAAGCGCGGTGCTGCACTCGAGTTCGCGGTCCTCGGGCTGCTCCACGACACCCCGATGCACGGCTACGAGCTGCGCAAGCAGCTCAACGCCCTGCTCGGCTGGTCGCGCGTGCTCTCGTACGGCACGCTCTACCCCTGTCTGAAGGCGCTCGGCCGGAAGGGATACATCGTCGCGGACGAGCCGGCGGAGCCCACGACCCGAGGTCGACGGGGCCGGATCGTGTACCGGCTCACGGCCGACGGCAAGGAGCACTTCGCCGATCTGCTGGCCGAGACCGGCCCGTCCGCCTGGGAGGACGAGAACTTCGGCATCCACTTCGCCTTCTTCTCGCGCACCGACTCCCGTACTCGGGTGCGCATCCTCGAGGGACGCCGAAGTCGTCTCGAGGAGCGGCTCGAGCGGGTCCGCGCCACCGCGCAACGCAGTCGCGAGCGCCTGGACGCGTACACGCTGGAGCTGCAGCGCCACGGTCTGGAGTCGGTCGAGCGCGAGGTGCGCTGGCTGACCGGGCTCATCGACGCGGAGCGCTCGGGGCAGGACCCCGGGAGCACGCGGGCGCCACACCCCCGCACGAGCAAGCAGGACGACAGTGACGAGTGA
- a CDS encoding transglycosylase domain-containing protein, protein MADQRANGPATSRSTTTPPGGRAAGASTSAPGSRASRRRSRRADKPKKPLWRRLLVWGLITGGVLLVLGIAALFIAYRSVSIPDANAEYLTQTTKVYYADGKHKIGEFRTQNRTSIDYEEMPETIKSAVIAAEDRSFWTNQGLDFKGILRALRNNATTDTTSGGSTITQQYVKVLYLTQERTLQRKAKEAILSIKVHNQMEKEDILEGYLNTIYFGNGAYGVEAASQMYFGHKAAKLTVPQSALLASVINNPSAFDPYDPDDHDRLLARYRYVLSGMADTDAITAVEEAKFAEKLPKVEKQKTSNRFGGSKGFLLALTEQKLREAGFSDAQINGGGLKVVTTFDRGMQKAAIRTVKEMRPDGLKQLKVALSSVDTETGALRAMYGGPNYLKSQLNWATLGSQPGSTFKPFAVAAALQDGYSLTTLLDGSSPLQIGEASIENQGDSGGSSYGPVSLLQATENSVNTAFVDLTYNVMDDGGEKTRQAALKAGVSKAAVERYDPSVAVMSLGYAPVPNVDMAAAYATFANEGKQNDWYVIEKVRDRSGEVVEKHAARSETGFSEAVAADVTYALQDVVEQGTGQNGDTVCPTAGKTGTATFQKVDSDGNEIGGPYVSSSWFVGFTPKLSTAVMYARGKNGNGQLDGYMPTFYGGEYPAKTFQAYMDEVLDSSDCGEFPPPANIKATEGKTWTEPTTEPTEEEVEKPEKTRPTRPSRPTEPTDPPTTEPTEPTEPTEPTEPTEPTEPTVPTVPTPTNGGGGGNGGGGGGGGGGGNGSDSGA, encoded by the coding sequence GTGGCGGATCAGCGAGCCAACGGTCCCGCGACCTCGCGATCGACGACCACCCCGCCCGGCGGCCGAGCCGCGGGGGCGAGCACGTCCGCGCCCGGATCGCGCGCGTCCCGCCGGCGCTCGCGCCGAGCGGACAAGCCGAAGAAGCCGCTGTGGCGCCGACTTCTCGTGTGGGGACTGATCACCGGCGGCGTGCTGCTCGTGCTCGGGATCGCGGCGCTGTTCATCGCGTACCGCTCGGTCTCGATCCCGGACGCGAACGCCGAGTACCTCACCCAGACGACGAAGGTCTACTACGCCGACGGCAAGCACAAGATCGGCGAGTTCCGCACCCAGAACCGCACCTCGATCGACTACGAGGAGATGCCGGAGACGATCAAGTCGGCCGTGATCGCCGCGGAGGACCGCTCGTTCTGGACCAACCAGGGCCTCGACTTCAAGGGCATCCTGCGCGCCCTGCGCAACAACGCGACCACCGACACCACCTCGGGCGGGTCGACGATCACCCAGCAGTACGTGAAGGTGCTCTACCTGACGCAGGAGCGCACGCTGCAGCGCAAGGCGAAGGAGGCGATCCTCTCCATCAAGGTGCACAACCAGATGGAGAAGGAGGACATCCTGGAGGGCTACCTCAACACGATCTACTTCGGCAACGGCGCGTACGGCGTCGAGGCGGCCTCGCAGATGTACTTCGGGCACAAGGCCGCCAAGCTCACCGTCCCGCAGTCGGCGCTGCTGGCATCGGTGATCAACAACCCGAGCGCGTTCGACCCGTACGACCCCGACGACCACGACCGGCTGCTCGCCCGCTACCGCTACGTGCTCAGCGGGATGGCCGACACCGACGCGATCACGGCGGTGGAGGAGGCGAAGTTCGCCGAGAAGCTGCCGAAGGTCGAGAAGCAGAAGACCTCGAACCGTTTCGGCGGATCGAAGGGCTTCCTGCTGGCGCTGACCGAGCAGAAGCTGCGTGAGGCCGGATTCAGCGACGCGCAGATCAACGGCGGCGGCCTCAAGGTGGTCACCACCTTCGACCGCGGGATGCAGAAGGCCGCGATCCGCACGGTCAAGGAGATGAGGCCCGACGGGCTCAAGCAGCTGAAGGTCGCGCTCTCCTCGGTCGACACCGAGACGGGCGCGCTCCGTGCGATGTACGGCGGCCCGAACTACCTCAAGTCCCAGCTGAACTGGGCCACCCTCGGCTCGCAGCCAGGGTCGACCTTCAAGCCCTTCGCGGTCGCAGCGGCCCTCCAGGACGGCTACAGCCTCACGACCCTGCTCGACGGTTCGTCGCCGCTGCAGATCGGCGAGGCCTCGATCGAGAACCAGGGCGACTCCGGCGGCTCCTCGTACGGCCCGGTCTCCCTGCTGCAGGCCACCGAGAACTCCGTCAACACCGCCTTCGTCGACCTGACGTACAACGTGATGGACGACGGCGGAGAGAAGACGCGCCAGGCTGCGCTGAAGGCCGGCGTGTCCAAGGCGGCCGTCGAGCGCTACGACCCCAGCGTCGCCGTGATGTCGCTGGGGTACGCCCCGGTGCCGAACGTCGACATGGCGGCGGCGTACGCGACGTTCGCGAACGAGGGCAAGCAGAACGACTGGTACGTGATCGAGAAGGTGCGCGACCGCAGCGGCGAGGTCGTCGAGAAGCACGCGGCACGGTCGGAGACCGGCTTCTCCGAGGCCGTGGCCGCCGACGTCACCTACGCGCTGCAGGACGTCGTCGAGCAGGGCACGGGTCAGAACGGCGACACGGTCTGCCCGACCGCCGGGAAGACCGGGACCGCGACCTTCCAGAAGGTGGACTCCGACGGCAACGAGATCGGTGGACCGTACGTCTCCAGCTCGTGGTTCGTCGGCTTCACCCCGAAGCTGTCGACGGCGGTGATGTACGCGCGCGGCAAGAACGGCAACGGCCAGCTCGACGGCTACATGCCCACGTTCTACGGCGGCGAGTACCCGGCCAAGACGTTCCAGGCCTACATGGACGAGGTGCTCGACTCCTCGGACTGCGGTGAGTTCCCGCCGCCCGCGAACATCAAGGCGACCGAGGGCAAGACCTGGACGGAGCCGACGACCGAGCCGACCGAGGAAGAGGTCGAGAAGCCGGAGAAGACCCGGCCGACCCGCCCGTCGCGTCCGACCGAGCCGACGGACCCGCCGACGACGGAGCCGACGGAGCCGACCGAGCCGACCGAGC